GTCTAGGGTAACGAGCTCGCCGGCCTCGATCGCCCGGTCCGAGGCGACGCCGTGGGGCAGCGCCCCCCGGGGGCCCGAAGCGACGATGAAGTCGAAGGCCGCGCCCTCGGCGCCCTCGCGCCGCAGCCAGAACTCGAGGTCGAGGGCCAGGTCGCGCTCGCGCACGCCCGGGCGGATGCGGGGCAGCAGCCAGGCCAGGCCCCGGTCGGCCAGCGCCGCGGCCGCACGGATGCGGGCGATCTCATCGGGGGTCTTGAGGCGGCGCGGCCGCTCGACGAGGTTCTCGGTCGCCGCCCATTCGGCCGAGGTGACCGCGCGCAGCCGCTCCAGTTCGGCGCAGGGGAGGTGACGGGCTTCGTAACCGACGCGCAGGCCGGCGACGTGGGGCTCGAGGAAGCCGTAGCCCTCCCGGGGGTTCACGATCTCCACCGGAACGCGCGACTCCGCGGGCGCCTGTTCGCCGTAGCGGGCGTCGGTGAAGAGGACCGGGGCTTCGGGACGGTAGAGGACCCAGGCGTCCTCGGGTGCGGTGAAGCCGGAGAGGTAGCGGACGTTCTCCGGACGCTTGACGAGCAAGGCGTCGACGTTGGAGGGCAGAGTAATCTTCATGTTTCACGAGCTCCCAGTTCGTGATGAATATCTCATGGGCGCATCCGCGTGTACATCCGCGGGAAGGGAATGGCCTCGCGCACGTGGGCCAGGCCGGCGATCCAGGCGACGGTGCGCTCGAGCCCCAGCCCGAAGCCCGCGTGCGGCACGCTGCCGTACCGGCGCAGGTCCAGGTACCAGTCGAAGACCTCCTCGGGCAGCCCGTGCTCGCGGATGCGCTTCAGCAGCAGCCCCGGCTCGTGGATGCGCTCGGAGCCGCCGATGATCTCGCCGTAACCCTCGGGGGCGAGCAGGTCGTCGTTCTTGACCAGGCTCGGGTCCTCGTCGTCGGGCTGCATGTAGAAGGCCTTGATGGCCGCGGGGTACTTTTCGATGAAGACCGGCCGGTCGAAGCGGCGGCTGATCGCCGCTTCGTGGGGCGCGCCGAAGTCTTCGCCGTAGGGAAGGGCGTCCACCTCGGGGTCGCTGGCGGCGATCTTCTCGAGCAGGTCGATGGCCTCCTTGTAGGTCAGGCGCGGGTAATCGCCCGCGGCCGCGGGCTCGAGCGCCGCCGGATCGCGCCCCAGCAGCTCCAGCTCGCGCGCGCGGTGCTCGAGCACCCGGCCCACCAGGTAGCTCACGTAGGCCTCCTGCAGGGCGACGTTGCCCTCGTGGTCCAGGAAGGCCGCCTCGGGCTCGACCATCCAGAACTCCAGCAGGTGGCGCCGGGTCTTGGAGCGCTCGGCGCGGAAGGTGGGGCCGAAGGTGTAGACCTTGCCGTAGGCCAGTGCCCCCGCCTCGGCGTAGAGCTGGCCCGACTGGCTCAGGTAGGCCTTCTGGCCGTCGAAGAGGTCCACCTCGAAGAGCTCGGTCGTCCCCTCGACGGCGTTGGGCGTCAGGATGGGGGTGTCGAAACGAACGAAGCCGCGCTGGGCGAAGAAGTCGTAGGTGGCGCGCTCGATCTCGTCGCGGATGCGCATCACCGCCCACGGCCGGCGGTGGCGCAGCCAGAGGTGGCGGTGGTCCATCAAAAACTCGATGCCGTGTTCCTTGGGGGTGATGGGGTACTCGCCCTCGGGCTCGCTCAGCACCTCCAGGCCCAGCACCTCGATCTCGTAGCCGCCGGGAGCGCGGGCGTCGGCCTTGACCCGGCCCCAGACCTCGAGCGCCGTCTCCTGGCGCAGGTGGTCGGCGCGGACGAAGGTCGCTTCGTCGACGTTGCCCTTGAAGACGGTGGCCTGGATGAAGCCGGTGCCGTCGCGAACGATGAGGAAGTGCAGCTTGCCCTTGCTGCGCCGGTTCACCAGCCAGCCGGCGAGCCGCACCTCCTGCCCCTCGTAACGGGCGATCTCTTCGATGTACGCGCGTTGCATGCACCGAGTTTAACGCAGCTCGCGCCAGGCCGCCCACTCGAGCACGATCGCGTAGACCGCGAGCACCACGGCGAAGAGCTCCAGCGCCGTCGGCCGCGCCAGCACGAGCACCAGAAAACCGGTCCCCAGCCCCGCGGCGTGCGCCGCCGTCGAGGCGCGCACCAGCACCGAACGCACGTACTCGTCCACCAGCAGGCGCTCGCCCGCGCCGGGCAGCACCACCGCGACGAGGGAAAGCGCGGGCAGCAGGAGCAGGGGGTGGCCGGAGAAGGCCAGGTAGAGGAAGGCCACTGCGGTGACCGCAACCCAGACCGAGAAGACCGCTACACGCGCGCCTCTGCCGAACAAGCCTTCGTCGCCGCGGGGCGCGGTATCGCCGGCGACCGCCGCCACCTGGACCTGGCCCGAGGGCGCGACCATCCCAATCCAGGCCACCACGGCGGCCAGAAGAAGCACGCCCGCCAGGTAGGCCCAAACCAGCGCCCAGGCGGCCGGCACCGCCCCCGCCCGGAAGGCCACCAGGGCCACGACGGCCAGCACGATCGCGGTGCCGTTGATCGAGATCTTTACCTTGGGTCGTTCACTCGGCATGGAGAGCCTCGCTTTCCTCGGGTTCGAAGACGTCCTCGATGGCCAGCCCGAAGACCGCGGCGATCTTGAAGGCCAGCGGCAGGCTGGGGTCGTAGCGCCCTTTCTCGATGGCGTTGACGGTTTGGCGGCTCACGCCCAGCCGCTCGGCCAGCGCTGCCTGGCTCCAGCCGCGCTCGGCCCTAAGCACCGGAAGCCTGTTCTTCAAGGCGACCCACCTCCAGGCGCTCGGCGGCGTGCATGAACCAGCGCGCGGCGCGCATGAGCAGCCGTGCCGCGGCCCGGCGCCAGGAACGGGGCATAGCGCGGTTGGTCGTGCGGAGGCGCGCCGCTTCCGTGCGCAGCAGCAACAAACGTTGCTCGATGGCCTCGTTGATCGCGTGCGGGTTGAGGTTGCCGGATCCCATGTCAAGCCTCCTTGACACCATGGTAAAGCTAGCCTGACGATATGTCAAGTGTGCTTTACACTCGCCGCGCCGTCTCGGCTCGACGGAGGCCCATGCGGGACGGATAGCCCTAAGCATGGGGCGCTCATGGGTAAATAATGAGCGCGAAGCGGGAGGTGAAGGATTTGCAAGAGATCATGACGCAACTCTGGCCCTGGTACGTTTCCGGCCCTCTGCTGGGCTTGATCGTGCCGCTCTTGCTCTGGCTCGGTAACAAGGACTTCGGCATCTCGGCCAACCTGCGTCACGTCTGCGCAATGTGGCCGGGCAAGAAACCCGCCTTCTTCCAGTACGACTGGAAGAAGGAGACCTGGAACCTGCTCTTCGCGCTGGGGCTGCTGGCGGGCGGCTTCCTGGCCGGCTACCTGTACCCGGGAGACCCGGTCAGCCTCAACGGAACCGTGCTCGAGCGCATCAAGAGCTGGGGTCTCGACGATCCGCAGGCCATCGTTCCCGTCAAGCTGTTCGCGGTCAGCGCGCTGGCTTCCTGGAAGGTCTGGGTCTATTTGCTGCTCGGCGGCTTCTTGATCGGCTTCGGGGCCCGCTACGGCGGGGGGTGCACCTCGGGCCACGCGATCACGGGGATCGCGGCCTGGCA
This genomic stretch from Oceanithermus profundus DSM 14977 harbors:
- a CDS encoding aminopeptidase P family protein, with translation MKITLPSNVDALLVKRPENVRYLSGFTAPEDAWVLYRPEAPVLFTDARYGEQAPAESRVPVEIVNPREGYGFLEPHVAGLRVGYEARHLPCAELERLRAVTSAEWAATENLVERPRRLKTPDEIARIRAAAALADRGLAWLLPRIRPGVRERDLALDLEFWLRREGAEGAAFDFIVASGPRGALPHGVASDRAIEAGELVTLDFGAVVGGYHSDMTRTVAVGEVTGEMRRVFDVVLEALEAALEAARPGVAARELDAVARRVIEAAGYGPQFVHSLGHGVGLEIHEAPFLNARSEEVLEPGMVVTLEPGVYLPGRGGVRIEELAVVTENGLELLSHSPRGWTEV
- the asnS gene encoding asparagine--tRNA ligase; this translates as MQRAYIEEIARYEGQEVRLAGWLVNRRSKGKLHFLIVRDGTGFIQATVFKGNVDEATFVRADHLRQETALEVWGRVKADARAPGGYEIEVLGLEVLSEPEGEYPITPKEHGIEFLMDHRHLWLRHRRPWAVMRIRDEIERATYDFFAQRGFVRFDTPILTPNAVEGTTELFEVDLFDGQKAYLSQSGQLYAEAGALAYGKVYTFGPTFRAERSKTRRHLLEFWMVEPEAAFLDHEGNVALQEAYVSYLVGRVLEHRARELELLGRDPAALEPAAAGDYPRLTYKEAIDLLEKIAASDPEVDALPYGEDFGAPHEAAISRRFDRPVFIEKYPAAIKAFYMQPDDEDPSLVKNDDLLAPEGYGEIIGGSERIHEPGLLLKRIREHGLPEEVFDWYLDLRRYGSVPHAGFGLGLERTVAWIAGLAHVREAIPFPRMYTRMRP
- a CDS encoding helix-turn-helix transcriptional regulator yields the protein MKNRLPVLRAERGWSQAALAERLGVSRQTVNAIEKGRYDPSLPLAFKIAAVFGLAIEDVFEPEESEALHAE
- a CDS encoding YeeE/YedE family protein, encoding MTQLWPWYVSGPLLGLIVPLLLWLGNKDFGISANLRHVCAMWPGKKPAFFQYDWKKETWNLLFALGLLAGGFLAGYLYPGDPVSLNGTVLERIKSWGLDDPQAIVPVKLFAVSALASWKVWVYLLLGGFLIGFGARYGGGCTSGHAITGIAAWQLPSLVAVIFFFVGGLIGAWWILPGLVAWITGGAG